In Chaetodon trifascialis isolate fChaTrf1 chromosome 6, fChaTrf1.hap1, whole genome shotgun sequence, one DNA window encodes the following:
- the LOC139332909 gene encoding C-X-C motif chemokine 10-like, with protein sequence MNSAVFAFLTCLLVFYAQGQPANRSSKCKCLNGSIDKIPPQLIKAGPVIHPPSIFCQQVEIIITTTANKEKCVNPQSHLGKRILKSKNRYVKNSTVSTTTSRSTSVHTTSRL encoded by the exons ATGAATTCAGCTGTCTTTGCCTTTCTCACCTGCCTGCTTGTCTTCTATGCACAAG GCCAACCAGCCAACAGATCTAGCAAGTGCAAGTGTTTAAATGGTTCTATCGACAAGATTCCCCCACAGCTCATCAAGGCAGGGCCGGTCATACACCCACCCAGTATCTTCTGTCAGCAGGTGGAGATCAT tattacaacaacagcaaataaGGAAAAATGTGTGAACCCACAGTCACATCTGGGAAAACGCATACTGAAAAGCAAGAACAG GTATGTGAAGAATAGCACTGTGAGCACGACGACTTCAAGGTCAACGAGTGTCCACACCACATCCAGGCTGTAG